A region of the Sulfitobacter indolifex genome:
TCGACGATCGGGCTCTGGCCCGCATTCAGCTGCGCCACCCGGTCAGGGCTGACATCGACCGCCGTAACCGGATTATTCTGGGCCAGGAGCACCGCATTTGAGAGGCCCACATAGCCGATGCCTGCGACGGCAATTTCATAGATAGACACGCGCCTCTCCTGTCTTCGCAACCAAAGATGTACTCTTGTGGTGGGTTAAGTTAAATAATGAAACCAACTCAAAAATCACGGCTTCGCGTCCTTCTCTCGCGCGTAGTCGCACATATAGCGGACTAAGTCATCCTCGCCGAATTAGCTGCCAATTTAGACTCTAATCTGCGGGATTGTTTGCTTGCCCGAATGACGCCCACAAGTATGACGATTACCCCCCCAACCCCCGCTTGTTTGGCCGAGAAACCAAAATTGGAAAGTTGCCTCCTGATTGCTTCCTAAGGGCTCATCATGCATTGGCCGCGTTGAAAAAACTCAAAGGTGTTGCGCATCCGATGGACATTAAGTTTTCGGGTCAATATCTGAACTAATCGTTTTGTCGCATTGCGCAAATGGCCAAGGTGGTAACGATCGTTATTCGGAGGTGCGCCAATCTACATTGACAAATCGGACTCTTCGTGCCGAGAACTGTCAGAAAACTAAGCGAGTTCTTCCAGAAGATTTAACATGTCAGCTGCAAGTGTTGCCCTGTTGAAATCTGGAGCGGCTGCCTGCCCATTGGCAGAAAGTGAGGCTCGGAGTTCGGCATTGGTTTTCAGCTCCAATACACGCTCAACGAGTTCGGCGCTGTTTTCAGGTTCAAAGATCATGCCGATACTCCTTTCTACCACGATATCAGCGGACTCACCTTCTACACCATGGAGAATTGGGATTCCCATCGCCATACACTCAAAGAGTTTCGATGGAATTACGGACTTGAAAAGATCTGTCTTTCTAAGATGAATGATAGAGGCATCAAGCAGTGACCAGTATCTATGCACGTCAACCTTGGGCACACTTTCGAGGAAAATTACATTCTCTAACCCCAACTCAGCAGCTCGCGTAATCAGCCTATCTCGATTAGCGCCATCACCCAAAAATAAGAAAGTGACGTCGGATGTTCTGGGGTCTGCTTGGATTTCAGATGCAGCATCTAATAGGGTTTCCAGAGCGTGGGCCATACCATGGGTGCCAATGTAGCCGACTACAAACCGATCTTTCAATCCTAAAGCATTCTCCAGTCTTAAGTCTCGCGGAATTCTTGAGTAACGTGACATATCGACACCGTTCGTTATCACCTGGACCTTCTCAGGAGCAATGCCACGCCCGACCAAATTATGACGAAAGGAATGAGTGACAGCTACAACTTTTTGCGCACGAGCGTAGAGAAAAAGCTCCACCTTTTCAAAGAAGTCGAGAACGGCGCTATTCTTCATGGCGCCGACTGCGCGGATGGATTCGGGCCAGATGTCCCTTAGTTCAAAGACAAAAGGCCGCCTCTTCACAGCTGCGCTCGCCCAAGCGGCGCATGCTGCGAAAAACTGTGGCGAGGTGCCTATGACGACGTCAACTCTTCGGATGAAGAGCGATGCTAAGAAGCTAGATACCATGTAGCTCTGATAATCCAAAATTCGCCGAAAAAATCCTTCGTTTTTAGTGACATACGTCCATACCCGGACTACATGGATCCCATCCATCTGCTCGCGTTGCCAAAGCTTGTTCCGATAGCCAGCGAAAACCTCTCCTTTGGGGAAATTGGGTGCGCAGGTGATAACCGTGACCTTGTGCCCGGCCAAGGCCCATTCGCGAGCGTGCTCATACGTTCTGCTTGCTGGTGCATTGACCTCTGGGGGGAAATTATCGGTAAAGAAGAGAATGTGCATTTTTAGTTCCAGCTAAGTTCGAATGTTGACTTGCCCACTTTGGTGGGAAACACGAGGCAATTATTCGGAACGCTAGCTCCAAATTCAGGATGCCATGTAGTATTCTCAAGGCGTGCTGGCGCTGTAGATTTCCACATAATAACCTGCTGTTCCGGCAGATAAATCCTCCCGTCACAAGCTCCTGTCAACTCAATGCGGGCTTTAGGATGTAGGTGAAAGCGCGCTTCCCCGTGGTCTCCAAAAGGGCTGATCTCGTCCAAGATCGTCAGTCTGTGTTCGGTCAGTGTCCACTTGCGAGAATGCACAGGTGCGCCAGGCAAACGGCGGTAACCGTCGTGCGACGCTCTCACAATCAAGGTGCCATCGTCATAGTAGGTCGAACAGTCGATAATGCGTGCCCTTCGTGCGACCCTGAACCCGCCCCAGACCTCGGTTGAGTCCTGTCCGT
Encoded here:
- a CDS encoding glycosyltransferase family 4 protein yields the protein MHILFFTDNFPPEVNAPASRTYEHAREWALAGHKVTVITCAPNFPKGEVFAGYRNKLWQREQMDGIHVVRVWTYVTKNEGFFRRILDYQSYMVSSFLASLFIRRVDVVIGTSPQFFAACAAWASAAVKRRPFVFELRDIWPESIRAVGAMKNSAVLDFFEKVELFLYARAQKVVAVTHSFRHNLVGRGIAPEKVQVITNGVDMSRYSRIPRDLRLENALGLKDRFVVGYIGTHGMAHALETLLDAASEIQADPRTSDVTFLFLGDGANRDRLITRAAELGLENVIFLESVPKVDVHRYWSLLDASIIHLRKTDLFKSVIPSKLFECMAMGIPILHGVEGESADIVVERSIGMIFEPENSAELVERVLELKTNAELRASLSANGQAAAPDFNRATLAADMLNLLEELA